From Trueperaceae bacterium, one genomic window encodes:
- a CDS encoding P-II family nitrogen regulator, producing MNLITALIRPNRLQAVKERLFAAGVRGITISRVSGHGGQAGATETYRGSPYVVEFHEKVKLEIAVSEPFLQPAIDAIVGAARTGEVGDGKIFVQPLAQVVRIRTGETDEEALTPVPT from the coding sequence ATGAACCTGATCACCGCACTGATTCGACCCAACCGCCTGCAGGCCGTCAAGGAACGCCTCTTCGCCGCCGGCGTCCGCGGCATCACCATCTCCCGCGTCAGTGGGCACGGCGGCCAGGCCGGCGCGACGGAGACCTACCGCGGCAGCCCCTACGTCGTCGAGTTCCACGAGAAGGTCAAGCTCGAGATCGCCGTCTCGGAACCGTTCCTGCAGCCCGCCATCGACGCCATCGTCGGCGCGGCCCGCACCGGCGAGGTCGGCGACGGCAAGATCTTCGTCCAACCGCTCGCCCAGGTCGTCCGCATCCGCACCGGCGAGACCGACGAGGAGGCGCTCACGCCCGTTCCCACCTGA